A window from Sinanaerobacter sp. ZZT-01 encodes these proteins:
- the rpmF gene encoding 50S ribosomal protein L32, with protein MAVPKRKTSKARRDKRRSPNMKMSAPALSVCPQCHEPKLPHRVCPNCNYYDGKEVVASEA; from the coding sequence ATGGCAGTACCTAAGAGAAAAACATCAAAAGCCAGAAGAGATAAGAGAAGATCTCCTAACATGAAAATGTCAGCACCAGCATTATCTGTATGCCCACAGTGCCATGAGCCTAAGCTTCCTCATAGAGTTTGTCCGAATTGTAATTACTATGATGGTAAGGAAGTCGTAGCTTCGGAAGCATAG
- the rpmB gene encoding 50S ribosomal protein L28, giving the protein MSRKCEICGKGQVSGNNVSHSNRHTRRKWNANIQTVKVNENGTVTRKNVCTRCIRSNKITRAI; this is encoded by the coding sequence ATGTCAAGAAAATGCGAAATATGTGGTAAGGGTCAAGTTTCCGGTAATAACGTGTCCCACTCCAATAGACATACAAGAAGAAAATGGAACGCAAACATTCAAACAGTAAAAGTGAATGAAAACGGTACGGTTACTCGTAAAAACGTATGTACAAGATGCATCAGATCGAACAAAATTACAAGAGCCATTTAA
- a CDS encoding alpha/beta-type small acid-soluble spore protein, with the protein MTLQSKMNVNAKPALDNMKTEVANELGLANYNTMDKGNLTARQNGYVGGYMTKKLVEMAEQQMSGK; encoded by the coding sequence ATGACATTACAGAGCAAAATGAACGTCAATGCAAAACCGGCATTAGACAACATGAAGACTGAAGTAGCTAACGAATTAGGTCTTGCAAACTACAACACTATGGATAAGGGTAACTTAACTGCAAGACAGAACGGCTATGTAGGCGGCTATATGACTAAGAAGTTAGTTGAAATGGCTGAACAACAGATGTCAGGAAAATAA
- a CDS encoding acetate kinase: MKVLVINCGSSSLKYQVLEMDNESLLCKGLVERIGIEGSVLKHEKEGMDKFILQTPMQDHKDAIEHVLNTIIDPVQGVAKSMDEIGAVGHRVVHAGEKYSSSVLITESVMDALEECTDLAPLHNPPNILGIRACQELMPNTPMVGVFDTAYHQTMPPESYIYAIPYEYYTNYKVRRYGFHGTSHKYVANRAAEMMGQPIEELKIITCHLGNGASVSAIKRGVCVDTSMGFTPLEGLVMGTRSGDIDPAIVTYIRQKENLPQGEMNNILNKKSGVLGISGLSSDFRDIEKAAEEGDERAQLAQRVFAHKVRFYIGAYMAEMNGVDAIVFTAGVGENDIGMRDIICQDLSNLGIRLDLIKNKVRGKETVISTDDSRVKILLIPTNEELMIARDTLEIVNGEE, translated from the coding sequence ATGAAGGTATTAGTCATTAATTGCGGCAGCTCATCTTTGAAATACCAGGTTTTAGAGATGGACAACGAATCATTGCTATGCAAAGGTTTAGTTGAAAGAATCGGCATAGAAGGTTCTGTGTTGAAGCATGAAAAGGAAGGAATGGACAAGTTTATTCTTCAGACACCGATGCAGGATCATAAAGATGCCATCGAACATGTGCTAAACACAATTATCGATCCGGTACAGGGCGTTGCTAAGTCAATGGATGAAATTGGTGCTGTGGGGCACCGTGTCGTGCATGCAGGAGAAAAATATTCGTCTTCCGTTTTAATTACAGAAAGTGTTATGGATGCTCTTGAAGAGTGTACTGATTTAGCACCTTTGCATAATCCACCTAATATTTTAGGTATTCGTGCTTGTCAGGAATTGATGCCAAATACACCAATGGTAGGTGTATTTGATACAGCATACCATCAGACTATGCCTCCGGAATCTTATATTTATGCAATTCCATATGAATATTACACAAATTATAAAGTAAGAAGATATGGTTTCCACGGAACCAGTCATAAATATGTTGCAAACAGAGCTGCTGAAATGATGGGCCAGCCGATTGAAGAATTAAAAATCATAACTTGCCATTTAGGAAATGGTGCAAGTGTATCCGCGATTAAACGTGGAGTTTGTGTTGATACGAGTATGGGCTTTACTCCTCTTGAAGGTTTGGTAATGGGTACAAGATCCGGCGATATTGATCCGGCAATTGTTACTTACATTCGTCAAAAAGAAAACCTTCCTCAAGGTGAGATGAACAATATTTTAAATAAAAAGTCAGGAGTGCTCGGTATTTCTGGCTTGAGCAGTGATTTCAGAGATATTGAAAAGGCAGCCGAGGAAGGCGATGAGAGAGCACAGTTAGCACAAAGAGTGTTTGCACATAAAGTTCGTTTCTATATCGGTGCTTACATGGCTGAAATGAATGGCGTGGATGCAATCGTATTTACTGCCGGAGTCGGTGAAAATGATATCGGCATGCGCGATATCATCTGTCAGGATTTAAGCAATTTAGGGATTCGCCTTGACTTAATTAAAAATAAGGTTAGAGGAAAAGAAACTGTAATCAGTACCGATGACTCTAGAGTTAAAATTTTGCTGATTCCGACAAATGAGGAATTAATGATTGCGAGAGATACGCTGGAAATCGTAAATGGTGAAGAATAA
- the rsmD gene encoding 16S rRNA (guanine(966)-N(2))-methyltransferase RsmD, with the protein MRIISGRLKGRRLYTPLNRQIRPTSDKVKEAIFSMIAGYIGEGIIAADVFSGTGNLGLEAISRGAELVYFGDRSRESLALTRQNISYCKVEEQSVVLPGDYKQVLDRISNKIDVFFLDPPYQDGVLVDCMQTIFDLDLLERDGVIVAEHDSKEKLPDSLAGFRILKQKEYGNIAITIYVAQEDIE; encoded by the coding sequence TTGCGCATTATTTCAGGTAGATTAAAAGGTCGGCGATTATACACGCCGTTAAATCGGCAAATTCGACCGACATCAGATAAAGTAAAAGAGGCAATCTTTAGCATGATTGCTGGATACATTGGAGAAGGTATTATTGCAGCAGATGTTTTTTCGGGGACTGGAAACTTAGGCTTAGAGGCGATCAGCCGGGGAGCAGAGTTAGTTTATTTCGGAGATCGTTCAAGAGAAAGTCTTGCATTAACTCGGCAGAATATTTCTTATTGTAAGGTTGAAGAGCAATCCGTGGTATTGCCTGGCGATTATAAACAGGTGCTTGACCGTATTTCAAATAAAATAGATGTCTTTTTTTTAGATCCGCCTTATCAGGATGGTGTTCTTGTGGATTGTATGCAAACGATTTTTGATTTGGATTTATTAGAGAGGGATGGAGTAATTGTTGCAGAGCATGATTCCAAGGAAAAATTACCGGATTCGTTAGCTGGTTTTCGTATTTTAAAACAAAAGGAATATGGGAACATCGCCATTACGATTTATGTCGCACAGGAGGATATTGAATGA
- a CDS encoding ATPase, protein MKVLELLEEIEEIVDTSSGFPLTGKILVDAEEILEIVKEIRIELPDEIQQAQWIKDERQRILDEAKGEAETILKDAKMQAESLIENDDITSKAKVRADEIMSVASANAINLKMSTFDYIDSILYNFQDKMEQMNAIYFTDMFNNLQNTFDQINGTISSNRNEIKDMIYRTQMESEES, encoded by the coding sequence ATGAAGGTATTAGAATTATTGGAGGAGATTGAAGAAATTGTAGATACAAGCTCTGGATTTCCTTTGACAGGAAAAATCTTGGTGGATGCCGAAGAAATATTGGAAATTGTAAAAGAAATCCGCATTGAACTTCCCGATGAAATTCAACAAGCGCAATGGATTAAAGATGAAAGGCAGCGCATTTTAGATGAAGCGAAGGGGGAAGCGGAGACGATACTGAAGGATGCTAAAATGCAAGCAGAGTCTTTGATTGAAAACGATGATATTACCTCAAAAGCAAAAGTACGTGCGGATGAGATTATGTCAGTCGCAAGTGCAAATGCGATCAATTTAAAAATGAGTACGTTTGATTATATTGACAGCATCTTATACAATTTTCAAGATAAGATGGAGCAGATGAATGCAATCTATTTTACGGATATGTTTAATAATCTGCAAAATACATTTGATCAAATTAATGGAACGATTTCTTCAAACCGAAATGAAATTAAGGATATGATTTATCGTACACAAATGGAAAGCGAAGAATCTTAA
- a CDS encoding nucleoside recognition domain-containing protein, translating into MNYIAAGIFSGVGCIAMMLFPEIALESASRGISLWATSVVPALLPFFICAGFMVSLGVPRIIGRYFEPLFRTVFHVPGHAAFVFLVSITSGYPMGAKLISDLYREKQITQQDSVRMLSFCSTSGPLFLLGTVGVSMLHSAALGTVIALSHYIGAILNGILFCNIPQRFSIHHGLNSRTVSQSSLGKNSYPNLLVCFTEAILSALRTLGIICGYLVLFCLLTDFMQFCGLIQLFPNQIGKSLFRGFFEMTVGCNSIAAAEGVSSVIKCAVASFLISFGGLSIMAQSMSLLTGTGIRIWTYLKLKLSHGMISAILALLMAPHCIKSTLDVGLFAGALTDENFSIAYGLLFSTKMVIMMILLILLLIGLNEWIVKKEETYADSGDHSRV; encoded by the coding sequence ATGAATTACATAGCGGCCGGCATCTTTTCAGGTGTCGGCTGTATTGCTATGATGCTGTTTCCTGAAATTGCTTTGGAATCTGCCAGCAGGGGTATTTCTTTATGGGCCACCTCGGTTGTACCGGCACTGCTGCCATTTTTCATCTGTGCGGGTTTTATGGTGTCTCTTGGCGTGCCTAGAATCATTGGCCGATATTTTGAACCTTTGTTTCGAACTGTTTTTCATGTGCCGGGTCATGCTGCATTCGTATTTCTAGTCAGTATTACTTCGGGATACCCGATGGGAGCAAAATTAATTTCAGATTTATATAGGGAAAAGCAGATTACGCAGCAAGATTCAGTTCGAATGCTCTCTTTTTGCAGCACCTCTGGGCCGTTATTTTTACTTGGGACGGTAGGAGTCTCCATGCTTCATTCCGCAGCGCTCGGTACAGTAATTGCCCTTTCCCATTATATAGGTGCTATACTAAATGGAATTTTATTTTGCAATATTCCGCAGCGCTTTTCAATACATCATGGGTTGAATTCACGAACGGTTTCACAAAGCAGCCTGGGGAAGAACAGTTACCCTAATTTACTTGTTTGCTTTACAGAAGCTATTTTATCCGCACTTCGTACGCTGGGCATCATTTGCGGTTATTTAGTCTTATTCTGTTTATTAACGGATTTCATGCAATTTTGCGGATTGATTCAACTGTTTCCAAATCAAATAGGCAAAAGCTTATTTCGAGGTTTTTTTGAGATGACTGTAGGCTGTAACAGCATTGCTGCAGCTGAGGGGGTTTCTTCTGTTATCAAATGTGCGGTTGCTTCATTTTTAATTTCTTTTGGCGGGCTATCCATTATGGCACAATCAATGAGTTTGTTAACTGGAACTGGAATTCGGATTTGGACTTATTTAAAATTGAAACTTTCTCATGGAATGATTTCAGCAATCCTTGCCTTGCTGATGGCGCCGCATTGTATTAAGAGCACCCTTGATGTTGGCTTGTTTGCAGGAGCATTAACGGATGAGAATTTTAGCATTGCATATGGTTTGTTATTTTCGACTAAAATGGTTATAATGATGATACTGTTAATTTTACTATTGATTGGACTAAATGAATGGATTGTAAAGAAGGAGGAGACCTATGCGGATTCTGGGGATCATAGCAGAGTATAA
- the coaD gene encoding pantetheine-phosphate adenylyltransferase: MKRVLYTGSFDPITNGHLDLINRASKLCDELVVGVIENKSKIPFFTIEERVGMIKKATSHLKNVNVDSFCGLLADYVNMHEISAVVRGLRATMDFEYEIQMAQMNARLFKKDVETIFLMTSPDYSFISSSMIKEVFSLKGNIKGLVPDVILECMEKKLADKTGGIGK, translated from the coding sequence ATGAAGCGAGTTTTATACACCGGCTCTTTTGATCCGATTACGAACGGGCATTTAGACCTTATTAATCGTGCATCAAAGCTTTGCGACGAGCTAGTGGTAGGCGTCATTGAGAACAAATCTAAAATACCTTTTTTCACGATAGAAGAGCGAGTGGGTATGATCAAAAAGGCGACAAGCCATCTAAAAAATGTAAACGTGGATAGCTTCTGTGGACTTTTAGCTGACTATGTAAATATGCATGAAATTTCAGCCGTGGTGAGGGGACTTCGTGCCACTATGGATTTCGAATATGAAATTCAAATGGCGCAGATGAATGCCCGGCTCTTTAAAAAAGATGTTGAGACCATTTTTTTAATGACTAGCCCGGACTATTCCTTTATTAGTTCCAGTATGATAAAAGAAGTCTTTTCTTTAAAGGGGAACATTAAGGGTCTGGTTCCGGATGTAATTTTAGAGTGTATGGAAAAAAAATTGGCAGATAAAACGGGAGGGATTGGAAAATGA
- a CDS encoding Asp23/Gls24 family envelope stress response protein — MLYKIQTENGTITLFKEAVAAIIIRVMETFAGKVLIANQKGKIYHFIARVSGKEDGGTIEIVNGKKGFDIRIYVLIRFGSSINKTTELIIEQIKNEVEKGTGVPVNSVSVVITGVFSKQIARRNIEIKKET, encoded by the coding sequence GTGTTATATAAGATTCAGACAGAGAATGGAACGATAACGCTCTTTAAAGAAGCGGTTGCTGCAATTATAATAAGAGTTATGGAAACATTTGCAGGAAAAGTATTGATTGCAAATCAAAAAGGCAAAATATACCATTTTATTGCACGCGTTAGCGGAAAAGAAGATGGCGGAACCATTGAGATCGTAAATGGAAAAAAAGGATTTGATATTCGTATTTATGTATTAATTCGGTTCGGAAGCAGCATAAATAAGACAACAGAGTTAATTATTGAACAAATTAAAAATGAAGTAGAAAAAGGGACAGGCGTTCCTGTGAACAGTGTCTCAGTCGTGATTACAGGAGTTTTCTCAAAACAAATTGCACGGCGAAATATAGAAATAAAGAAAGAAACGTGA
- the recG gene encoding ATP-dependent DNA helicase RecG: MELQSEIKNLKGIGPKKQAALKKIGVSSIEDLLFLYPRDYEDRRNLKSIDLLKEGENAVICAKIQLIIKSRKNFGKKQILRILVEDSTGAIEIVFFQMTYLEKTLMRDQEYIFFGKIASRNGRLQMIQPDFHIFEGKTENQILPIYPLTLGLTQKELRKWQAAIKPFIAQLNEFLPEEIIKKNRLCSFTYAMMNIHFPQSPQKLKEAKFRLVFNELFLLQTGLMLTKNCLTMQQKGISFSDQINVLDFIRSFPYSLTKAQLRVISEINKDMESSHVMNRLVQGDVGSGKTAVAAVSIFKAVKSGFQVAMMAPTELLAKQHYEGLKEQFNAFNVKVGFLSGSLTEKQKKQVLFELEQGNIQLLIGTHALIQKRVVFKNLGLVITDEQHRFGVNQRTLLTEKGQHPDVLVMTATPIPRTLAIILYGDLDYSVIDEMPPGRKSIETKALSPMQREQAYAFLIAEVKQGRQAYVVAPLIEESETMECQSAVSAFEEFQIKYPQIRAGLLYGTMKQSEKDKIMQAFYERELDILFATVVIEVGINVPNATVMLIENAERFGLAQLHQLRGRVGRGTERSYCLLIADQKNELAKERAKIMAQSNDGFFIAEKDLKLRGPGEFFGMRQHGIPELKIADLGKHIRILETVKKESISILECDPFLKEPDHALLRMKIEKMFENVENIGI, encoded by the coding sequence ATGGAATTGCAAAGTGAAATTAAGAATTTGAAAGGAATCGGACCGAAAAAACAAGCGGCTTTAAAAAAAATAGGTGTTTCATCTATTGAAGATTTATTGTTTTTGTATCCGAGAGATTATGAAGACCGAAGAAACTTGAAAAGTATAGATTTATTAAAAGAAGGGGAAAATGCAGTTATATGTGCAAAGATACAGTTAATAATTAAAAGCAGAAAAAATTTTGGAAAAAAACAAATACTTCGCATTTTGGTGGAAGATTCTACTGGAGCGATTGAAATTGTATTTTTTCAAATGACATATTTAGAAAAGACTCTGATGAGAGATCAAGAATATATTTTTTTCGGAAAAATAGCTTCTCGAAATGGACGCTTGCAAATGATCCAACCGGATTTTCATATCTTTGAGGGAAAGACGGAGAATCAGATCTTACCAATTTATCCGCTTACCTTGGGATTGACACAAAAGGAATTGCGCAAATGGCAAGCCGCAATAAAACCATTTATTGCACAATTAAATGAGTTTTTACCAGAGGAAATAATCAAAAAAAATAGACTTTGCAGTTTTACATATGCAATGATGAATATTCATTTTCCGCAGTCACCGCAAAAACTAAAAGAAGCGAAATTCCGCCTTGTTTTTAATGAATTGTTTTTACTACAAACGGGTTTGATGCTGACAAAAAATTGTTTGACTATGCAGCAGAAGGGCATTTCTTTTTCAGATCAGATCAATGTTTTAGATTTTATAAGAAGCTTTCCTTATTCTTTAACAAAAGCACAGCTGCGAGTAATCTCTGAAATAAATAAAGATATGGAATCAAGCCATGTAATGAATCGTCTTGTACAGGGAGATGTTGGTTCTGGTAAAACTGCCGTTGCTGCCGTTTCTATTTTTAAAGCCGTAAAAAGCGGATTTCAGGTTGCGATGATGGCACCGACTGAACTCTTGGCAAAACAACATTATGAGGGCTTAAAAGAACAATTTAATGCGTTTAACGTGAAAGTTGGCTTCTTGTCAGGAAGCCTCACAGAAAAACAAAAAAAACAGGTTCTTTTTGAGCTAGAGCAAGGAAACATCCAACTTCTTATTGGTACACATGCTCTCATTCAAAAAAGAGTAGTTTTTAAAAATTTAGGCTTGGTTATTACTGATGAACAGCATCGGTTTGGTGTGAATCAAAGAACTTTATTAACGGAAAAAGGACAGCATCCGGATGTTTTGGTCATGACAGCGACTCCGATACCCCGCACATTGGCAATTATTTTATATGGAGATTTAGATTATTCTGTAATTGACGAAATGCCACCCGGAAGAAAATCCATTGAAACAAAAGCATTATCTCCTATGCAGAGGGAGCAAGCCTATGCCTTTTTAATAGCAGAGGTAAAGCAAGGACGGCAGGCTTATGTAGTAGCCCCCTTGATTGAAGAATCAGAAACCATGGAATGTCAATCTGCCGTTTCTGCTTTTGAAGAATTTCAGATAAAATATCCTCAAATTCGTGCAGGACTACTTTATGGAACAATGAAACAATCGGAAAAAGATAAAATCATGCAAGCTTTTTATGAGCGCGAACTAGATATTTTATTTGCAACGGTTGTAATTGAGGTTGGCATCAATGTACCGAATGCAACGGTTATGCTGATTGAAAATGCAGAACGTTTTGGACTAGCTCAGCTTCATCAATTGCGTGGACGAGTTGGGCGAGGCACCGAACGATCCTACTGTCTATTAATTGCTGATCAAAAAAATGAATTGGCAAAAGAGCGGGCAAAAATTATGGCACAAAGTAATGATGGCTTTTTTATTGCAGAAAAAGATTTAAAGCTGCGTGGACCGGGTGAATTTTTTGGTATGCGCCAACATGGAATACCCGAATTAAAAATTGCTGATTTAGGGAAACATATTAGAATATTGGAAACGGTAAAAAAAGAATCAATTTCTATTTTGGAATGTGATCCGTTTTTAAAGGAACCTGACCATGCTCTTTTGCGTATGAAAATTGAAAAAATGTTTGAAAACGTTGAAAATATAGGAATTTGA
- a CDS encoding HAMP domain-containing sensor histidine kinase, protein MDIKLKKFGHNSFGKVIAFLLCAAFFIAVLIQSMAVILLINQDDGIYVDDPLDLLSSKNYTESNSFELGFYQKMLTLVDTVQWLKSEENIKMGNTIDPNELEHRKRTLFNNEFNQNFGYRYYNESYDAYVVEDGNEQIVLDYDNKDARKLFETSYAAKIKELKNQLIERDLREYRDDILYLNKIKGFSYYAENGDHVLTNLDQTKYASDYAIREFFQEQYAYRLYLKGEYFSHPQTNRIQSYWEDRIKNHLYDNSAEDSLLYMAYDDEYVKNQSALFQEIRSQIIIYIGIILFCLFMTVALFVYLLVTTGKKREDGTLILYQIDRWSTEIQLILITLILIIGGALTISAFDEFLNMVEYYGNPYSPIILAFYAIAYALAAFGLFFILSMARKIKAKRFFSDFILWRIVKSVFTTVKELYYGSNITRKVAFLLAAMCLFSASVVMMPVVLVISLLYCIKAIKQYEEIKKGVHEMKNGNLSYKIKLNGNALGEFEGLAQDINDISEGFDVAVKQELKNQRLKTELISNVSHDIKTPLTSIITYVDLLKKEGLDSDDAPKYLEILDQKSIRLKKLTEDLFEAAKASSGDIPLDMHEVELLSLINQGLGEMNDRFEKRGLEIIIKAEKEKYYALADGQLLWRVVENLFGNIIKYAQKNSRVYIDIREEVGEELSKKTIIEIKNVSENPLNIPAEELLERFKRGDTSRSTEGSGLGLSIAKDLMQIQGADFDILIDGDLFKAILTLDSKELEMNFEG, encoded by the coding sequence TTGGATATAAAATTGAAAAAATTCGGTCATAATTCATTTGGAAAGGTAATTGCTTTTTTACTTTGTGCTGCTTTTTTTATCGCAGTATTGATTCAATCTATGGCGGTTATATTATTGATAAATCAGGACGATGGCATATATGTTGATGATCCTTTAGATTTACTCTCTTCAAAAAATTATACAGAAAGTAATTCTTTTGAACTGGGTTTTTATCAAAAGATGCTTACTCTTGTTGATACGGTTCAATGGTTAAAGAGTGAAGAAAATATTAAGATGGGAAATACGATTGATCCGAATGAGCTGGAACATAGGAAAAGAACATTATTTAATAATGAGTTTAACCAGAATTTCGGATATCGTTATTACAACGAGAGCTATGATGCCTATGTAGTAGAAGATGGAAATGAGCAAATCGTATTGGATTATGATAATAAAGATGCAAGAAAGCTGTTTGAGACATCTTATGCTGCTAAAATTAAAGAACTAAAAAATCAGCTGATCGAACGAGATCTGAGAGAATATCGAGATGATATCCTCTACTTAAATAAAATAAAGGGTTTTTCTTACTATGCAGAGAATGGAGATCATGTTTTGACAAATCTTGATCAAACAAAATATGCATCAGATTATGCTATACGGGAATTTTTTCAAGAACAATATGCATATCGTCTATACCTTAAGGGAGAATACTTTAGCCACCCACAAACGAATAGGATACAAAGTTATTGGGAAGACCGGATTAAAAACCATTTATATGATAATTCTGCAGAAGATAGTTTGCTTTACATGGCCTATGATGATGAATATGTAAAAAATCAAAGTGCTTTATTTCAAGAAATTCGAAGTCAGATTATAATTTATATTGGTATCATATTATTTTGCTTATTCATGACAGTGGCATTATTTGTATATCTTTTGGTTACGACTGGAAAAAAAAGAGAAGATGGGACTCTTATTTTGTACCAAATAGACCGTTGGTCTACGGAAATACAACTCATTCTCATTACTCTGATTTTAATAATCGGAGGAGCTTTAACCATAAGCGCATTTGATGAATTTTTAAATATGGTAGAATACTATGGGAATCCATATTCACCAATTATATTGGCGTTTTATGCGATTGCATATGCATTGGCAGCATTTGGTTTATTTTTTATTCTGAGCATGGCAAGAAAAATAAAAGCAAAGCGCTTTTTCTCGGATTTCATTTTATGGCGTATTGTAAAATCCGTATTTACTACGGTTAAAGAATTATATTACGGGAGCAATATAACTCGAAAGGTGGCATTCCTCCTTGCGGCGATGTGTCTTTTTTCAGCCAGTGTAGTAATGATGCCAGTTGTTTTGGTTATCTCATTACTATATTGTATTAAAGCTATAAAGCAATACGAAGAAATAAAAAAAGGCGTACATGAGATGAAAAATGGGAATTTATCTTATAAAATTAAGTTAAATGGAAATGCTTTAGGAGAGTTTGAAGGGTTGGCACAAGATATTAACGACATTTCCGAAGGATTTGATGTGGCAGTAAAACAGGAATTGAAAAACCAAAGACTGAAAACGGAATTGATTTCAAATGTATCACATGATATAAAAACTCCGTTGACTTCTATTATTACCTATGTAGACTTGTTGAAAAAAGAAGGCCTTGATTCCGATGATGCACCTAAATATCTAGAGATTTTAGACCAAAAAAGTATTCGTCTAAAAAAACTGACTGAGGATTTGTTTGAAGCGGCAAAAGCTTCCAGCGGAGATATACCTCTTGACATGCACGAAGTTGAATTGCTGTCATTGATTAATCAGGGGCTTGGAGAAATGAATGACCGCTTTGAAAAGAGAGGATTAGAAATAATTATTAAAGCAGAGAAAGAAAAATATTATGCTTTAGCTGACGGACAATTGCTCTGGCGTGTGGTAGAAAATCTATTTGGAAATATTATTAAGTATGCACAGAAAAATTCAAGAGTATATATTGATATAAGAGAAGAAGTTGGTGAAGAATTATCTAAAAAAACGATTATAGAGATCAAGAATGTATCGGAGAATCCCCTGAATATTCCTGCGGAAGAATTACTGGAACGTTTTAAGCGAGGAGATACCTCCAGAAGCACCGAAGGCAGCGGGCTAGGACTTTCGATTGCAAAAGATTTAATGCAGATACAAGGGGCTGATTTTGATATTTTAATTGATGGTGATTTATTTAAAGCGATTTTGACGCTGGATTCGAAAGAACTCGAGATGAACTTTGAAGGTTAA
- a CDS encoding nucleotidyltransferase, giving the protein MRILGIIAEYNPFHNGHLYHLKRSSERIGADFCVCVMSGNFMQRGEFSDWNKWERAKMAVDNGVDLVLELPFVFACNNAEEFAYGAVRLLDGLGCVTDFSFGSESGDLDDLKKIADFLLKEPVEYRQEINALLKTGLSFPAARSKALCACGIDLEDALLQNSNNILAVEYLKQWMMIGQAMQPWTIKRKDNGYKSLNLDGNFASATAIRKKWKQTYQTDGIADFLPNETLNVIRFGSSHTEHKKKQLDKMLLYKLHTMSKSELSEIYSITEGLENRMKQAVLLSKNMDELIARVKSKRYTETRIKRILLHVLLNFKRSDYERIKREQMMYGRVLGFNKKGVELLHILKKTNCADFPIFANLKKQEVRTYHSNLLLQYDILASDLYNLLFYDTIYSKSDFVMAPYYKK; this is encoded by the coding sequence ATGCGGATTCTGGGGATCATAGCAGAGTATAATCCCTTTCATAATGGGCATTTATATCATTTAAAAAGATCATCTGAGCGTATCGGTGCGGATTTTTGTGTCTGTGTGATGAGCGGAAATTTTATGCAGAGAGGAGAATTCTCTGATTGGAATAAGTGGGAGAGAGCAAAAATGGCCGTGGATAACGGCGTGGATTTAGTGCTGGAGCTCCCTTTTGTTTTTGCGTGCAATAATGCAGAAGAATTTGCTTATGGTGCCGTACGCTTATTAGATGGACTAGGATGCGTAACGGATTTTTCTTTCGGCAGTGAAAGCGGAGATTTAGATGATTTAAAAAAGATTGCAGATTTTTTACTCAAAGAACCAGTGGAATATCGACAAGAAATAAATGCTTTATTAAAAACAGGGCTATCTTTTCCTGCGGCTAGGAGTAAAGCTTTGTGCGCATGTGGGATTGATCTAGAGGATGCTTTGCTTCAAAACTCAAATAACATTTTAGCGGTAGAGTACTTAAAACAGTGGATGATGATAGGACAAGCCATGCAGCCGTGGACAATAAAGAGGAAGGATAACGGATATAAAAGCTTGAATCTAGATGGAAATTTTGCGAGTGCTACTGCAATTAGAAAAAAATGGAAACAAACATATCAGACAGATGGAATTGCAGATTTTCTGCCGAACGAAACATTAAATGTAATTCGTTTTGGCTCATCTCATACAGAACATAAGAAAAAACAATTGGATAAAATGCTTCTTTATAAACTGCACACAATGAGTAAGAGTGAATTAAGTGAAATTTATTCGATCACCGAAGGTCTGGAAAACCGAATGAAACAAGCCGTCTTACTTTCAAAGAACATGGATGAGTTAATTGCCCGTGTAAAAAGCAAGCGTTATACGGAGACAAGAATCAAAAGAATACTTCTGCATGTTTTATTAAACTTTAAAAGATCGGATTATGAGAGGATAAAAAGAGAACAAATGATGTATGGAAGAGTTCTTGGATTTAATAAAAAAGGGGTGGAACTGCTGCATATTTTGAAAAAGACAAACTGTGCAGACTTTCCGATTTTTGCGAATTTAAAAAAACAAGAAGTTAGAACTTACCACTCTAACCTCTTGCTTCAATACGATATTTTAGCTTCTGATCTTTATAATTTGCTTTTTTATGATACGATTTACAGCAAATCCGACTTTGTAATGGCTCCATATTACAAGAAATAG